From the genome of Deltaproteobacteria bacterium, one region includes:
- a CDS encoding HypC/HybG/HupF family hydrogenase formation chaperone: MCLGIPMQIRRIDGNVAEAALSGTTRPVYLDILGEEVRVGDYVIVHAGFAIHKIDEREAGETLDLFREAGILDLDSGTDHGVH, from the coding sequence ATGTGTCTTGGTATTCCCATGCAAATCCGCAGAATCGATGGGAACGTGGCAGAGGCGGCCCTCAGCGGGACCACACGCCCCGTGTATCTGGATATTCTCGGTGAGGAGGTCCGGGTCGGCGACTACGTGATCGTACACGCGGGGTTCGCGATCCACAAGATAGACGAGAGAGAGGCCGGAGAGACCCTTGACCTTTTCAGGGAAGCCGGGATTCTCGATCTCGACTCCGGGACCGACCATGGAGTACATTGA